The Cryptomeria japonica chromosome 2, Sugi_1.0, whole genome shotgun sequence region GTGGCCAATACGGTGCGTAGGATTATGACGGAACAACAGGGAGTGGATAAATCTTCTGTGTTGTTCCTTATTGCGGCGTATGTTGTGGGAAAGGAGAAGATCTTGACGGCCGTGGCAAGGCATTGCAATTGCCGTGTGTTTGTAGAGGACAGAAAGATGTCGATATTAAGTTGTTTGGATTTGGATGAGTATTCTATTTTTACTGTGGATGGCTCGGCTACTAATGTTCATGTTGTGGGGTGGAATGTTTTGGGGGAAACATGGCCTTATTTTAGGCCGAATTGGGTAAATATGGAGAAAATTATGAAGGAAAGAGGGTATAGTAGGGTTGTGGGCTTTGTGCCCACGGGCTGGATGTATGAAGTGAAGAGGTATAGTTTTCCTGTTAGAGTGAAGGGATGCTTTGAGGTTCATCTTGTGCCCTATAGCGAGCACTCGAATTATGATGAACTTAGGGAGTATGTGAGGTTTTTGAGGCCCAAGGAGATTGTGCCCACTGTAGGGCTTGAAGGTTTGGGGCTGGATAGCAAGCAAGCTGCTACAATGATGAAGTGCTTTGTGAATTTGGTTGATGAGACGGCACAGAAGCGGAGGTTTTTGAAAGGTTTTAGGCGCACGGATGTTGTTGTGGGGGCGACCAAGGATCAAGGCTCAGATGAGTTCAGTGAAGATGAGGGTGCTCAAGGAGAGGCAGGTAATGCTGAGGAAAACACCATGGAGATGGAAACTTTGTGTTCGGGTGAAGGGGTTACTGCTGGAAAGCAACGAATGGTAGAAgctaggaaattgaatttgacgCCAAAGTTAGTTTTGCCTAATGTAAAGAATGAGGACATTTTACAGACAAAGTCTTACTTACAACACGAATCGGCAACAGTTGGTGGCACTGAAGGAGGTACAATTGAGCCAGCTCCTCGGGTTTTTTTTGGCAAGAAAGCCAGGAAGCGGGGTGATAGTGGACCTGTTTTGTCGACAATGGATGTTGGCAATGCTTTAGATACCATTTGCAATCCAGGCAGTGCTTTAGGTGAGCTCCAGGGCCAGATGAATAATGCAGGCGATTCTTCTCAGAGTGCTGTGAATGGAATTGGTGGCATGGAAGATGATCCAGATTTTATCGGCTGTAATCCACTGCAGTCTATTGGCAGGATGGATGAAGCGATGGAAGAGATGAGGTTATGCCTACCAGACTGGGTTGTCAAAGATCAGATGTACAGCTTACTTGAAAAAACAGGTGGTGACATAACTGAAGCAGTTTCTGAATTCTATGAGCACGAAACTGAATTTTGGGAGCAAATTGTGGCTGTTACCAAAGCGAATCCTGGGGGCATTAATGATCCAATGAGTGAGAAGTGTGCAGGCGATAAATTTTCTGAGCAATCAAATTTAGTCTCTAGTGCTGCCATGGCCAGTAAACAAGGATCTTATTCACATGCAGCACCTGACAGTAAAGAATTTAAAATACCAGATATACATCCTTCAACTGTTAATCAGCATAACAAGAGCACTGGAAAAACTAGCTCAAAGAGGAATACTGCTTCCAAAGGTATTGACTGGAGTATTAGTAGTAAGCCCAAAAAGAAATCCAGGTTCTCTGTTAAGTCTGTTCCCAATAAAGGTAAACAATCAGCTATTACTAACTTCTTTAAGAAGGAAGTTGTGGATGGGAGTGTACCAGGCATTAATTCTGGTATTAAACAATCTTCTATTGCTAACTTCTTCAAGAAATCAGTAATGGATGGGGGTGTGttaaatgttgatttcaatgttaCTGGTCCCGAATGTGCAGTTAATATTTCTAGCAGATCCCAATCAGTTGGTTTGGAAAGTATGCGCAGATCTAAAGATTCTAAACAGCCATATGGTGAAGGATTAACTCAGCTTCTTCAGATATTAGATGGCAATATGTCAAATGAAGATGCTTTGATCCTGTTGGATAAGGCAAAAGGAGATGTTAATACAGCATTGAATTTGTATTACACTGCGTGTTGTGAACCATCCATTAAGGAGACTACAAGGAATGAACTGAAGTTGGACAAATGTATTTCTCCTCTTGAAATGGGCAGTAACCTGCTTAACTGTATTATCAAGGAAAATTCAAGCTGCAATTCTGCTGAACCAACAGCACTGTCCATTCAAAAGCACTCAGAGATTTCTGCAGTGAATGTGAAGGAACGTTCTGTTGCACTTCCCCTTGAAAAGTACAATCCCATTGAGAATGGTAGGATGGCATGCCTTTAACGTGCTTTTTGGAAATGTGTCTGTCTATACCTTGctttttttggttccaaaaatggTCTCAAACTTGGTTCATTTCCATATAAATATATTTGAGATGGAGTTTTTTTAAAGGTAGAAAATAAAATGTCATGAGCAGCTTGCTAATAGTAATGTGTTTCATAATTTTGGTCCTTGTATGATGAAAGTTAATAATTCATATAAATATATTTGAGATGGAATTTTTTAAAAGGTAGAAAATATAATGTCATGAAAAGCTTGCTAATTAGTAATGTGTTTCATAGTTTTGGTCCTTGTATGATGAAAGTAAATGATTAAAGAGGATTTGTGTATGATAACATTTGTACTTTCAGCATGTTGGCGTGCAGGAGAATTAGCTCCTTACTTGCACTTAGCACGAACATTTGATTTGGTTGAACAGGAGAGCGGTAAACTGAAGACCACTATAATGCTATGTAACATGTTTCGAAGGTGTGATTGACAGTAGATTGATTACAATACTGATGTTTCCTTTTGTGTTTTAAATTTAAGAGCTTGATAACTTTCATTACACTGATGCATGCAAAACTCTAGCAGATGAGTGTTGACTTCTTTTTAAATCGTATATGCAGTTTGCTTGCTTTATCGCCAGAGGATGTACTGTCTTCCGTATACCTCTGTACTAATAAGATTGCTCCTGACTATGAGAATGTGGTGAGTTCTAGTTACTGCTAAAATATATTCATACTTATTCAAGCTGCAGTAAAAGATGTTCTTGGTTTCTAATTTCACCCTCTTCCTAGAGCTAGCACATATTCCAAGTGAGTAAGCTAGTGGCTCCAATGTATTTTTCAAGTTGTATTTTGTTGTAAAAGTTACTGCCAAAAGATTAGGTCTACTTTATATCCATACTTATTCAAGCTGTAGTGAAAGTTGTTCTTGGTTTCTATATTACCCTCTTCCTAGAGCTAGCATATATTTCAAGCTACTAAGCTAGTGGCTCCAGTTGGTGAGTTTCTAGTTACTGCCAAAAAATTAGGTCTACTTTATATCCATACTTATTTAAGCTGCAGTAAAAGTTGTTCTTCGTTTCTAATTTTATTCTCTTCCTAGAGCTAGCATATATTCCAATCTACTAAGCTCGTGGCTCCAATGtatttttcaaataatattttgtTGTACTCGTATGAAACTTTCGTATTGTATCCAACTTAATCTTCATTTACTTACCTTGTATTGCTTTCAGAATCTTGTCTACTATACATCATCCTGTTGATTCTTTTTCCTAACCATGTAGGATCATAAATTCAAGCACTTGGAAAAATCAATACACCATTGCAAAGGATGTGCTATGATGTGCCTAGGATGTTAAAAATGTGCCAAGCAGAGCCACATGTCAAAAGtgtaaattttgaatttcatttgaaaaattccAATGTATTTGCAGGTGTAGAACCTTTAGCGCATGCCTCAACAAGGGATAGCGCATGCCTCAACAAGGgataattttttcaaaattggcAATGTAGACTATTGGTACCCACTTGAGCGTTGATGCGCACCAAAGCAAAGAGCCACTTCAAAACTAAAACGATCATCTAATGTATAGGTGTTTGTAGTTGGGGGTGTGCACCTATACTCAAAGATTGTGTCATGGTTATTTGGAATGCTTCTAGGAAGATAAAAGCATGCTGCAACAAAGAATGATGTTGTAGAGTAATAGGGTACACATGGTTGAAGATGCATGTCCTTCCTCTCTTTCTAAGGACAAAAATCTGTTGGATTTGTGAAGCAAAAAGGACGAAATCTTTCCTAGTTTTCTGCACTTCCATATAGGAATTGACAATGTGCTTCTTCAACTAACGATTTTCAAGATTCCAGTTTTTATTAATATTGGGGTTTGTAATTTTCAGTTTTGTGTGTGGGTTTTAGTTGATTTGAGATGGTGGTTTACAGAGTGAGATTTTGGTGATTATATTATATTAGTGCATATTTTGTGTGAGCCTAATTTGCAATTCAGGGCATACCAAGTCTACAGGGAAGCATGATGCTCTTCTTTTGCTGGTCTTACCTATTTGACTGGTCGTACCAGCCAATTAATCATTAATTTCAGTGATATCCTTTGCCCTTTCTACAGACCTTACTCATTCTGAGTAAACTGTACATTTCTGCTGGCACTTTCAAGGCCGTACTATCTGATAATATCATTATTgcagtttatttatcattttctttgatCGCACCAGTTCTCATGACCTCGCTAATGCAGGAGTAGGAGGAATGTCTGAAACTGAACATTACACAACTTTTTATTATATTTCTGGCTGTACAAATAAGTACAGGCTATAGCATACTtgcaaaattttctttttaattttattcaTTGTAAGACAGGGCAATTTGTTGCTTTAGCATTCATCACAATTAAGGATTATCTCTACTTTAAGATTAGCAAAGGTAAGTGGTCTAACCACCATGTTCAAAGGTCTATTCTTCTGGGCTGTGCATGTCTTTTGAGGAGCCTATGTGCAATAGCAAACCTAGGAAGGAGTTTATCAAATGGAAATTTCCACTTGCCTCCTCAAATATTTGTCCCAACTCCCAACAGAGATTTTCAGGTGCAAGGCCCCAAGGCATTTGGAAGTAAGTTTGCTGGTTGTTTTGCTGAATTACCTCAGCTGGACTTATTTGTTCTTTCATATGAAAGAGTTTGCTTTATAGGTTTAGTTCTATTTTGAATATTTTGGTAGTTATGATTGAGACAATTAACTCGTTGTTTTTGCTGTTAGAGACATTCCTTTAGAGCTTGAAGGCAATCTTTCTATGGTAGTATGCAAATAAGAAGTAGAGCAATACATTTTTCAAAGAAATCAATATCAATTCCCTTTTCCTGATTTCTTTCCCTGAACTATCTGAATGCTTTCGTAATGGTGGCGAAGGCAAAAATGTAGATTGTGTTGTCCTCTCTCACAACTTTTTTCTTTGAACCTTTAGCAGATTCAGTAGATTTGATGTGATAGCTATTGGGAGGAAGGGGGGAAGTGTCTAAAGAGATTATAATATCCTGTTGGCTGGCATAATTGCATGTGCCAAGTTCAGGAAGTGGAAAACTCAACTCCTACTTGAAACAAGACTCAAGAATCTCCCCAAAGGTCTCAGCATCACTAGGTCTTGATGTTGCAAGACAAATTGGTGGTGGAGTGAGAACCATTTAACAAGGGGCCTGATGTGAATCCTAATAGGTGTATCACAAGGTAAGGTTGAAGCTCAGCTTAATGGGGATGACAAATCAAGAAAACACACAGAAAACTATGTTAATCAAGTTAACTCCACACAGGTATACTTACTCGAGAGAATAACATGATAGAGAAGTGTGCAGATAAACACTCATTAACATGACATTATTGGCAATAATTGAGATAAAAATAAAACTGAAAGGCAATAAGagagataaaaataaaattgaaactaAGTAAAATCTACTGTTaactataaaataataaaaaaaggaaCAAAAGGTAAAAGGTTTCAGAGACATGGTAGTGCTTTATCCTAGAACTAAGTCTGATTCAGTGCTAGTGGTGGGCTGTTGTTGAAATCGATCTTTACCTGATTTGTTGTGACACAATCAGGGCATAACACAATGCTATTATCTGAGGAAGTTAATCAATGAAATTGAAACAGTTGTCCATCACATTACATGTGTAGGACAAAAATTAGACATCAAAGACCTTTGAATCAGAAAATGTTTTCATTGAGCAGCAACAGCAGTTCATTACACAACACATggaatgcaagattgaattctagaaGAGCATTACCGAGACAAGAAAAATCACCTATCAAGAAAGATGTAAGGGCTGTATTTAAAACACTAAAGCAGATGGAATTCCCAACAACCTTGAAATGGCATACAGTTTTCATTCTTATAGAGTTAGATCTACTCCAATAGGCAAGAAAAGTGAATTACAGAATGCTGGAAGGAGACATTAATGAGCAAGTACATTCTAGAGTATTCCCGAATATTTTATTTTTGGATCCTTCTGGCGTTGAAATAAAATGGAACCCAGAGAACCTCGAGCCTATTGCTTTGCAATCAAGGAGATTCTGTTGCATTTAATTTTTTGACATTCTCTGAATTCATATTCTTCTGAGTGTTTTTAAATTTGCTGTCAGTTAAATGCTATCCCATATCCAGTTGATTCTTCTCAGTTGAAGTTAATATTCTCTAGGCAATTTTGGTCATGACTTTCGTCTAATTCTGTAAGTCGTTGAATTCTCTAGAAAGAAACATTTAGCTCGTAAGGACAAATCTTGGTCATTCCGGTAATCTTTAGGCCATGAGCTTTGTGATATATTTCCCTTTGGAAGGTTTGAGTCATCATTTAAAAGATCTTGCACGCAAgataaatcaatcaacattactaAGTAATTTGTGTCTTCTCTTCAGATTATCCTTTGCTTATCCCCTTTTAAATTTAATTGATGACTCCCTTTTATATTTATCAGGAATTTAATAATATCTTGCAGTCTTTTAAAATCCATGTTTGAGGTGTCAGGACTCAATACTcaacgagttgagtcaaggtgacaTGTCAATAGTCTTAGGTTTTGACACATGGTGGGTGTTGGGCAAAGATAGGTCAATATTCAGTCATTGCCATAGCCTTAAAGGCATGAAACAGTGTCAATGCCTGCGACAGGTCATCAAACGACCAATTGCGATAGGGGATGCTGTCGAATTTATTTGGGTCAAAATCCACATGGCTAGTGTGGAAAATGGACACAGTAGCAGGTATCACGCATAGGTCTAAACATGGTGGCATTGAAGTTATCACAAGCAATCATGTTGATTTAAATGAGCCTCATGGTATAAGTGCTAGActtgaaaaaaattgcattttgcTCACATGGAGAAGTCTGAAAGAGATGGAGGAAAAGTCCATGTGAGTTTTGAACATGAGAGGGTAAGTAAGTTAGGGTTGATTGACAATTTAAAGATGGGTTTGACGTTGAGGGTGGATAGAATTGTCAAAATCAGGGTATTCCAGCCACATCTTTTCACATCTGAAGTGAAACCTTTGTGGCAAATAGTCTTCTTCCAAGTATAGTATGAAAGATTAGTAATTGGATCTTAATATTGTGAGTAATACATAACTGAAGATTAGTTTACAACTCATCCAAGCAGTTGCCATCAGGAACTTGTCCAATCTCACCAGAATATTTGCAGCATTGCTCCTTTCTTGGGTTTCATATCTTGGAGATTTGAGACATCAATGTGGGCACAAAAGGATGAGAGTCTTGATATTGGAGAGTTCCCCTTTGTTTCTTTGAGAGATCAATCCCCACGTTGAAGTCCCCAACAACATTCCACTACAAATGCGTATGTCATGCCCCCATTACAAAGAAATATGAGGTAAATCAAACATCGCTGGAGAAAAGCACGCAATATTGAACTTGGCCGATTTTATTGAAATCCaataaataataatgaaatcaTTATCATTATGGCCCATTCCTTCCTTGTTAAGCACCAAACCTATTCAATGAAGTTGACTTGAAATTATATTCATTTTGGTGGCTGACTTCATAGAtatcatcctatataagacatgctgGGAAGTGATGACTCGATATATGGGAGCGATCAAACGTTAGTAAAAAGCAGAAATTAATATGATCACCAAAGCAAGATTAATTCTGTGAAGACATATTAGAGAAGCTAGCAATTATTAAATAAGAGATTGTGATTATATTTTCAAAGGTAGTGATTATGTTTAAAAGCAGCGGTTTCCTAGAGTAAGAGATCATTAAAATATAATGAAGTTTGCAATTAAGAGGAAGAGCCATGACTTTTCCAAAAGGGTAGAAATATTGAAGAGGCATGACTTCTCCCTCATATTGGAGGGTATAAAAGGAAGAAGAATTCAATTGAAGTGGGCAGGAATAGAGGAAATGGAATGATCCGAGTACATATTTGAAAatcagaaaattagaaaataaaacaaaactcGAATGGAGTAAGCATTTGATCTGAAATCAGGCATCAAGCCAACAAAGAGCAGATTCTAATTTTATATGTGCAGACTAAAATAGTAAGTCTATGTGTGGAGATTAAACAGATTAGAGATCATTATCTATTTGAGTAAGAGCATGGGATAGCATTCATCAAAGAAATCACATCAAATTAGAGAAGGAAGAAACAGGAAGTTGATCAAGAGAAGAAAGTACATCAGCAAATAAGGAAGAAGATCAGATCAGATATTTCACTTGCAAATAAAGAAAGAGACCAGATCAGATATCACAGAATGGATATACCAGATCTGATAACCATTTAGGGAAGCAGGCTTCTAACCCAGCCAAGTTTGGTATCTGATATTAATAAATGATGCAATAAATCTATAATCTTAAGCTTGGTATGTAATATGGATAATGATGTCACGTATCTACAAATATTATTTGTCTTTGACCAAGATGTTAACCAGCTTTGCCAATCTATGATATCTCTATAACTAATGAGTTTATCTATTTCTTGTCCCACATGCACTCATACGTGGAATCGAAGGAAATATGTCAGGGAGAGGCAGCAGACCGATTCCCTTTGTAATATGCAGCCCTATTTGtgctttgttttttttgttttttgaatgtATTTTTGACTTGTTTTTGCAATATAATCCATGACAATAATAGTGCAGATAAAGAGATAATAACGTAACACTTTTTCAGTTCAGAAAATGACTAACATTCAGGATTAACACAACTAAAATTTCCAGATTTAATTTCTGatctgaaaatacatttttttctcaaaaataacAACTCTGTTCATAAAAATACACAACGTATTTAAATCCAACATACACAGAAATTGAAGCAATGGTTTTGCTTGAACTGTTCACAAAAATCAGCAAAATATCACTTCAAAATGAATGCCAATCCTCACAATCTGCTCCTAAGGCTACGCTGAAGGTATGCAAGGAAGTGCAGGTCCAAAATGCTCCAAAACAGTAAGTGTAACATCCTCAAAACCCTAGACGCTCATCAAAAGAGTTAATGGCCAGCAAGGGAGAAGATACAACAACCAAAATAGAAATAtaccctcctcaatcttctccaaaatTACTCTTTTAAAATATGATATTCAATAAGCTTTGCAAATCTGAAAATGTGGACTTCAATATGCCTAAATGTGACCTCTGAATGAAATCACCATATTATTCTCCAGATTTTATTTCTCAACAACGTGGAGAATGTTGCCTGCAATGGTCTCTGTCCTCACAAACCAAGAGAAGAAGCAATCTCCCCAAATCAGAATCAATATCAAAATCAATACTTAACATATCCTCAAATGAGAGCCCCGATCCTTCTTCTATATTTTTTTGGCCTTTTGgttgctttttaaaaaaaaacacttttttactattttttggaAAGCTTTcatgctttttaaaaaaaaaaacaattcttgctttttcactattttttttggaaaaacactTTTTTGCTTTTATTTAATAAAAGTCACTTCCTTCTTTAATCTCCCAATGtagcattaaataataaaggtCCATCCATTAAAATAAATTACCTTTAATTTAATAGTTGGGGTCTCTATAgtcccttcattaaataaattaaaataatgataaatttaaatctttattttaactttattaacttaTATAACTTattgttatttaatttaaaatcTCTAGACTATATCAAAAGTCGAGATGATCATCAAACCCACCAATAATACTAAAAATAGAAAGCATGCAAATTGACTCTGTTGGTGCCCATGCATGACTTAaccgacttactaaaaatagtaattgtGGGAGAATTAACCCGAAAAGACTCCAAAAAAGAGTGTTACGCtcgtcaaaaaaatcaaaatacgaAATCACACTTGATATTGCTTCTAAGATTCCCTAACCCTAATCAATAGCCCATAGGAATCTATTGAATAGGCTAATGACTCTACCATGCTGAACTagcttaggaaggggacattacagtttgcTCTTCACAAAATTGCTTGTTCGCAAGCAATCTCAACTCAATCCCACAATTATTAGTTTGATCCAGATTTAAACCAAGAATGATTCTTGAGTCCCAAGTCAAGCTAGGAGATTTGTAGCACCATCTGTAGAAGGCACTATCTTGCAAGCTACCAACATAAGAGACCTCTCAAAAACCTCCTGTAAGTAGAGCAATCGGATATTGCACCAACTTTGTCAACTCATTAGGGAATTGTTCTCCAAATGAACTGAACTAACACACCATAAAAACTAACTCAAGAAAGTCATCAAGAAAGTCAACATTGACTCTCCCATTTCCAACAACCGTTGGACTACAAATCAAAGTGATCCTAGGGCTCCAAGTGAATCTTAGAAAGGAACCACCATGCTGACGATGCGGTACTTTGATCACTGAGACAATTTAATTTGATCCATAACTGCAATCCTTGTAACTAATGTGATCCTGAGCAATTGAAAAAAATATCTGCTCAGCTCAAAACCATAATCCTCACTATATCTCCTCATGAAGTCCCAAACAAGAAACTAATCTATCACTGTGAAGGGACTGGCAATCAAGATGTGAGCATATCCAATTCTGAAATCAGCTAACCAGGTAGTGTCTTTGTGATTGCCAACTGAAATCGTATCACCAACGCTTAATCTCCAACTGTCAAGGGAAGAAACTCGAGTGTGCCAACAAACCCAACTCATTGCAATTAACCAATCTTCATCTGGAAGCATGCATACTAACATCATGAAGTGACTACAATGACCAATATTCTTGTAAGTGGAAGTGGAAAATAACTGAACTGTACCCAGAAGATCTCCTACAATTGAGTGCAATGAAATCTGCAAGAGCTCAAAATCAACCTGCCCATAGATTGAAGCCACCATAAACAATGTAGAAAAGAAAAGGCAACGGTAAAGAATCTGAAATCTCACTAAAAACATAGGAGATGTGAGAATGAAAATAGCTGAAGAATCAATTCCTATGATAAAAACACCTCTACCAACTAGCCACATCTATAAAGTACTCAACTGTTGATAAAAAAGAAACCATCCAACTCATTTGTCAGTCAAGGACTAAGTCATGCATAGGCCGATCAGACAGTGGATAGTGGTTCTAACACTCATTGTAACAACTGCAAGTGTAAtgcccccactttgaaatataatttaataataaataataataaaaaaaaaaaaataaaaaaaataaaaataaaaattaaattaaaatataaaaaaatataatttttttttgattaaagttaatgaattgccaaaagacatgaaatgataagttgtgactcccccaaatatgaggtctAAAAGGGAGAAGATGTAATGACCCCCCTTCTCTTGTTGCTATTCAGATGCACAAATTTGCCTGTCATCTATCTTCGTAGGCAAATTCACAGTCTAAGGGGATGATTGGTTAGCCAAAGGGGACGAATACTTTGTCAAATTTTGCTTTGGTGAGCCATTTATAATAAAACtttataatattatgttattaagttactttttctaaatttagaaaaagttaaAAAAGTAAATTTATAAGTTACTTTATTTTGGAATAAGTAAACTTTATATTAAAAGTTACCTTGCACACTTCCCTAGGAGGTTTGAATAACTTAAAAGGTGGCCACACTTAAATGTTATGTTGACCCCTCATGCTGGTCGAATTATTGAAAGGAGAAAAGATTCCATTGGAATCTTTAGAAGATGCCAAATGAGGTCGAATTAGGGATTGGAGGCTTAAAGAAGGTTGTATGTGCAAATTGGGCATTAGGTGATTTGGAAATTATTCATTCTTCTTCTCTGCAATATTCTGTCATAGCACATACAGCAGTGTGGAGGCCAAATTGGAGATGAAAACCTTCAATTTTAGGCAGGTTGAACGATACCCCAATCATTAATCCTTCTTCAGCGCTCAGGAAAGATCAGTTTTCAGGCCATTCAAGGGTCAAATCGTGTGGATTTTTGTATCAGATTGCAGGGTTAGCAATGTCAATCAGATCTGAGCAGTTTGGTCACATTTCTCAGCAAGTTTAATGCACATTTAAGCCAGCTGTACCTCTCCTAGGTCAGCCGTACCATCTTTGGAAGCCTgggattgcaaataaataaataagaaggtttttggagcCGCTCTTGCTTGTGAAATCCTTGTTAGGAGGTAACTAAGGTATATTGGTGATCTATTTGGTGAAACCCCAGCACATTTGAATGATATCAGCAAATTAGAGGGGAAAAGGAAGCAATTTTGGTGATCTCTCCTGGCAAGATTTCAGAATAAGCTCCAGATCAGCTATTCATCCActcaattgtttttgataattattgttTTGAAGATTAAAACCCTTTGGAGCTGTTGGAACATTTTGGAAGCTCCTGTAGCAGCATTTCTCTTTAATAAAGTCAATAAAGAAACCCACAAGGCAAGGCGTTGGACCCTTGGTAGGCCAATTTCGCATGTTAGTGTTGAAATTATTCAATTCTTTGCATTTATTAATTGCTGATAATAAATCAGATATTCTGAAATTAAGTTTTAGTAGTCGTAATTTGTTCTTGTCTTGAATTCCAAATTGCATTATTCATTCTATcatcccaaaacccccaaaaacgCATTAAAACTCAAAATTTCCTCAAAAACTCCAAGCTACAATATGCTGGTCAAAGATTGATTTTGAAACAAAACAAATCAGAATTGAGCCATCTCCAACATCTTTCAGAAGAGAACAcatttgaaggggggataatttttgcatcagaagtgcagatctgattgtgaaaggttgtgtccctttcaaagggcagaaataatgaagagttgcactctttcaaagggggctaatggtgaaagggtgtgtctcttgccatgaagaggtgtgacctctccctcacattgagagatataaaggaataaAAAGCATCCAGTGGGATCACCATTGAtcggatcagatcagaactgttattaagttacaggcagtaacat contains the following coding sequences:
- the LOC131078854 gene encoding DNA ligase 6 isoform X4, with protein sequence MSDSSGSNPSNDIDSSALFVNSYKNFIQSTSTIAGSNSLPQQPPPESYKILSRQSPLPCFPSNFPPSKLIPNTRFIVDGFRSAGPFSVTYFLSHFHSDHYAGLNPHWSRGLIFCSHVTAHLLVTCLKIPDAFVVPLQIGEPLLIDGCEVTLIDANHCPGAVQILVRVYASGGDIRKYVHTGDMRYDSQMKLEPALFDFIGADTLFLDTTYCNPKFVFPSQTESVEYVANTVRRIMTEQQGVDKSSVLFLIAAYVVGKEKILTAVARHCNCRVFVEDRKMSILSCLDLDEYSIFTVDGSATNVHVVGWNVLGETWPYFRPNWVNMEKIMKERGYSRVVGFVPTGWMYEVKRYSFPVRVKGCFEVHLVPYSEHSNYDELREYVRFLRPKEIVPTVGLEGLGLDSKQAATMMKCFVNLVDETAQKRRFLKGFRRTDVVVGATKDQGSDEFSEDEGAQGEAGNAEENTMEMETLCSGEGVTAGKQRMVEARKLNLTPKLVLPNVKNEDILQTKSYLQHESATVGGTEGGTIEPAPRVFFGKKARKRGDSGPVLSTMDVGNALDTICNPGSALGELQGQMNNAGDSSQSAVNGIGGMEDDPDFIGCNPLQSIGRMDEAMEEMRLCLPDWVVKDQMYSLLEKTGGDITEAVSEFYEHETEFWEQIVAVTKANPGGINDPMSEKCAGDKFSEQSNLVSSAAMASKQGSYSHAAPDSKEFKIPDIHPSTVNQHNKSTGKTSSKRNTASKGIDWSISSKPKKKSRFSVKSVPNKGKQSAITNFFKKEVVDGSVPGINSGIKQSSIANFFKKSVMDGGVLNVDFNVTGPECAVNISSRSQSVGLESMRRSKDSKQPYGEGLTQLLQILDGNMSNEDALILLDKAKGDVNTALNLYYTACCEPSIKETTRNELKLDKCISPLEMGSNLLNCIIKENSSCNSAEPTALSIQKHSEISAVNVKERSVALPLEKYNPIENACWRAGELAPYLHLARTFDLVEQESGKLKTTIMLCNMFRSLLALSPEDVLSSVYLCTNKIAPDYENVDLNIGGSTVIAAIEDAFGTPKSRLKEMYNNMGDLGDVAQACRQTQSMLSVPRPLSIHHVFMALLQISKEGGSGSNARKKGVILSLLRSCREKETKFVVRTLVRNMRIGAMMRTVLPALAQAIILNSLSICSLEGFSENLKAQLQQASVLAMEAYNILPNLNMLIPTMISKGIDFLSATLSISPGVPIKPMLAKITNGVSEVLKRFQGKAFTCEYKYDGQRAQIHMLMDGSVRIFSRNCEDSTSRFPDVVEIVLSSVTSTTKNFVLDAEVVAVDRNNGNKIMAFQYLSSRERGRNGSSVQSQNIKVDVCIFIFDVMFANGEQLLALSLRERRNRIKDLFTTEKPGHLRYVNEITVKADEAHPSSILTLNKVDAFLADAISSSCEGIMAKALDDNSEYAPSKRSDSWLKVKRDYVEGLHETLDLVPIGAWHGNGRKAGWFSPFLLACYDPDSEEYQSVCRVMSGFSDDFYREGLLLS